From Quercus robur chromosome 8, dhQueRobu3.1, whole genome shotgun sequence:
GGCAGGGTGGTTGAAAGGGTATGTTTACGCTAATGCTATGACTACATTTGTCTTTTGGAGTGCTCCCACATTTGTGTCTGTGGCCACTTTTGGTGCTTGCATGCTAATCGGAATCCCACTTGAGTCGGGGAAGATCTTATCTGCACTTGCAACGTTTAGGATTCTTCAGGAGCCTATATTTAATCTTCCTGACACAGTTTCAATGATTGCTCAAACTAAAGTGTCACTTGATCGAATTGTTTCATTTCTTCGTCTTGAGGATTTGCAGTTTGACATAATAGAGAAGCTTCCAAGAGGTAGTTCAAATACAGCAATAGAGATTATTGACGGAAATTTCTCTTGGGATTTATCTTCCTCTAATCCTACATTGAAAGATATAAATTTGAAAGTGCAACATGGCATGAGGGTTGCTGTTTGTGGAACTGTTGGTTCAGGCAAGTCAAGTTTGCTTTCTTGTATCCTTGGAGAAATACCCAGGATATCTGGCACTGTTAAGTTGTGTGGGACAAAGGCCTATGTTGCTCAGTCACCATGGATACAAAGTGGCAAGATAGAAGAGAACATATTGTTTGGTAAGGAGATGGAAAGAATGAGGTATGAAAGGGTCCTTGAAGCATGTTCCTTGAAGAAGGATCTAGAAATTCTCTCGTTTGGGGATCAGACACTAATAGGTGAGAGAGGAATCAATTTGAGTGGTGGACAGAAGCAAAGGATTCAAATTGCACGTGCTCTATACCAAAATGCTGATATCTATTTGTTTGATGATCCTTTTAGTGCTGTTGATGCTCATACAGGATCCCACCTCTTCCGGGTAATTTCCTTTCCTACTCTAATGTCATTTTATTCTgattaaaatgtgttttttcccccttaatttattatattataaattggTGTTCTACAAATTTGAAGATGGTTTCTTGTTGTCAGTAGGGGTACTTGAATATTATTGCAATTtgttcagtttttgttttctgtagTTAATACATAGATCTTTTTGAAATGGATTTACTTGATTCATACATGGCAGGAATGTTTGCTGGGCCTCTTGAGTTCAAAAGTAGTGATTTATGTTACTCATCAAGTAGAGTTCTTACCTGCTGCTGACCTTATCTTGGTGAGCCATTCACATTAAGTTTATTTCCACCTTTTTATTTATGATCTCAACTTATGAATGGATTGTTCCCCACTTTTCTATCTGTGAAATCAACTATTACATTTGTTGTTAGGTcatgaaagaaggaaaaattactCAAGCTGGAAAGTACAATGAAATTCTTAATTCCGGAACTGATTTTATGGAACTTGTGGGAGCACATAAGAAAGCTTTGTCTGAACTTGATTCTGCAGAGGCAGGGTCAGTTTCTGAAAGTACAAATATGAGCAAGGATATCACTGATGAGGTcgttgaaaaaaaagaaaatgaagatgttCAAAATGGTAAAACAGAAGATGTTGTTGGATCAAAGGGACAGATTATccaagaggaagagagagagaaaggtaaaGTTGGGTTTTTAGTCTATTGGAAATATATTTCTATGGCATACAAAGGAGCTCTTGTGCCCTGTGTATTGCTGGCACAGGTTCTCTATCAGATCCTTCAAATTGGAAGCAATTATTGGATGGCTTGGGCAACTCCAATCTCACAGGATGTGAAACCTGCAGTTTCTAGCACCACTCTTATAAGTGTTTATGTCGCTTTGGCCATTGGAAGTTCATTTTGCATCCTTGTGAGATCCCTGGTACTTTTTACTGCTGGGTTCAAGACAGCCACTATACTCTTTAATAAGATGCACTTATGCATTTTCCGTGCCCCCATGTCTTTCTTTGATGCCACTCCAAGTGGAAGAATCCTAAACAGAGTAAGTGGGAAATGTTTATGGGTATTTCCATATTGAAAGCTTCAAAAGAGTCATAGTTTACAATTTTATATGGCTTTTTCCTTCGGTTTAAACaattctcctctctctctctctcccacacacacacacacagaaacaTGATTggtgtaaatatttttattgaattgacTGTATGTTTCCTGGCAGGCTTCTACAGACCAAAGTGCAGTGGATTTCAATATTCCATATCAAGTTGGGGCATTTGCCTTTGCGATGATCCAGCTTCTTGGAATTATTGCAGTAATGTCTCAGGTTGCATGGCAGGTTCTTATTGTTTTTATCCCAGTGATTGCAACCTGTATCTGGTATCAGGTATACCCTCTGACTTTGTCACAATGTTGTCTTACATTCTTCCTGAAACTATATAACTCTATACATATCAATATCATACCGCCTTCTTTACATTTTGGGCTGTGCACATGCTGCATGCTCCCCTAGATTAAATTTAAAACCTTTACTAAGAGATTTTTTAAAATGCTTTTTCTTAAGATAGATTATTGTCAAGTTGCAAGGTGCATGGAGTGTTTTTTCATAAGATATTCCAATGTATTATAGTCATTCTTATGCGGAGAGAAGTGTTgtaacaaatatattattatgcaGCAATATTACATGCCTTCAGCACGAGAACTAACAAGATTAGTTGGCGTGTGCAAAGCTCCTGTGATACAGCATTTCGCTGAAACAATTTCAGGCTCAACAACAATTAGGAGCTTTGATGAAGAGTCACGATTTAGGGACGTAAATTTGAAACTCACAGATGCATATTCTGGGCCAAAGTTCAACGCCGCTGGTGCAAGGGAATGGTTGTGCTTCCGCTTGGATATGATGTCTTCCATcacatttttcttctccttggtTTTCTTGATATTTATTCCTGAGGGAGTCATTGATCCAGGTAAGTAATTCCCATCTGGTGTAATAACAATGCTCCTTACTGTTTGTTTAATTTGGTAAAGGAATTCGAGTAATACCTTTCtaattgtccttttttttttaaaaaaaaaaaaaaaaaaattctggtttCCTTTTTCCTAAAGGCATTGCGGGCTTGGCTGTGACATATGGACTTAATTTAAACATAGCCTGGGTAATATGGGTTCTTTGCCAAATGGAGAACAAAATTATATCAGTAGAGAGAATACTTCAATACACTTGTATCCCAAGTGAACCTCCTCTTGAGATAGAAGAAAACCGGCCAGATCATTCTTGGCCACCAAATGGAGAAGTGGATATTTGTGATCTGCAGGTAGTTTTGGTCCATTACTATTTATTACCAACCAACCGTAATCTTGTTAATAAGGTCGTTCATGACTATGATTTTTATGTGTTCTACATTAATTAATGATAAGGGGTGTAATGTAGGTAAGGTATGCCCCACATATGCCACTTGTTTTGCGAGGTCTCACATGTACTTTTCCTGGAGGAATGAAAACTGGCATTGTAGGGAGAACGGGCAGTGGTAAATCAACTCTCATACAAGCACTTTTCCGGATTTTTGAACCTGCTGCTGGTCAGATAATTATAGATGGAATCAACATCTCCTTGATTGGACTGCATGATTTGCGATCTAGACTAAGCATTATCCCTCAAGAACCAACAATGTTTGAAGGGACTATAAGAAGCAACCTGGATCCACTCGATGAGCATACAGATGGACAAATTTGGGAGGTGGGTTGATTTCTTCTTGGGttattaaaagaattttctcTTTGCTAAATTTGTTTGTAAAGTGGCAATGCAATGCCTTTATGATTTGCGGTCAATGGGTGgcatttgcttttatttatttattttttctgatttATTCATTGCCTTAAATTTTTCCCCTTGAATTGTTTTAGGCTTTGGATAAGTGTCAACTTGGAGATAAAGTTAgggagaaagaaggaaaactAGATTCCACAGGTTTGTCATTTCAGCTTCTTATGTGGAATATTATTAAACTATGTAATGGAAACATATTACTTATATTCTTAGGGATGCTGCAGTTTGTGAGAACGGAGAGAATTGGAGTGTGGGTCAGAGGCAGCTGGTCTGCCTTGGCCGTGTGCTGCTCAAGAAAAGTAAGGTGTTGGTGCTGGATGAAGCTACTGCATCTGTTGATACTGCTATAGATAATCTGATTCAGCAAACCCTCAGTCATCATTTTTCCAACTGTACAGTCATTACCATTGCACATCGAATAACTTCCGTTCTTCATAGTGACATGGTTCTGCTACTAAATAATGGTTAGTTTGACCATATGACTTTCTCTTACTTCTAATGTTGTTTCATGGTTTATATGATTTCATTGTAATCCTATGGCTTAGCAAATTTCTCTGAATCCTGCTGCAGGGCTTATAGAGGAATATGATTCTCCAAATAGATTGCTAGAAAACAAGTCATCGTCTTTTGCTCAACTTGTAGCGGAGTACACGGTGAGGTCAAGTTCTAGTTTTGGGTAAGTTAAGTGACTAAAGCTTATTTGGACTTACTTGGACCGTGCTGAACGATATTGACAAGATTTTGTTGATCTAGCTAGTGGTTTCTGTGTGTTGTAGGCATATTGTATGAACAAATGGTGTACACTACTAAATATCAgataataaaaaagagtgatagTGTAGGTTGTAACTTTCATGTTTGAAGTAAGCTACATGCTGGACTTGATTGATGGCATTTTATTCCTCCATACAGTTTTCAAGTGTATACGAAATGCATCTGTTTAAGGCTATGCTGTCAAATGGTAGGTTAAACGTAAGACTTGTGCACTTTTAAGCAAAGGTTTAAGGTGCTTAAGCCCAATCTCAAACACTTGGACAATCCTCTTCCTTTCTAATGTTgtcaagaaagaaaattgaggATTTTGTGTTTATAAATGAAAGAATGGAAAGCAAGCTCAATGGTTGGAGGAGCAAATATTTGTCTAACGCAGTTGCTCTATAATGAGCTTGACAAGGTTACTTTGATAAGATCAATTGTTCAAACAATCCCTTCATACACAATTTCAACCTTCCAACTACCAATCTTGCTTTATAATAGGCTTGACAAGGTTACCAGGACTTTTTGATGGAATTCTGTTAAGTcagaaaaattctaatttgCTTTGAACTTGTGGGAATTTGTATGACACCCGGTACAATGTGGGCATTTAGGACTCAATAAGTTTGCTGAGATACATAGAGCATTTTTGTCCAAACTACCACGCAAAATGATCAATGCCATTGTCAAAAGCTTCTTTGAGGCAAACACCAAAGCAGCAATGTTGTCAATTTGGAAGGGAATTTTAGGTGCCAGGGAAACCATTTGAAGAGGAGAATGATTTGTAATTGCAGATGGGAAGAAAGTGAATTTGTGGAAGGATCCATGGATCCTGTGGAATGAGGATTTTAAACCAAAAGCTAGAAGCCAATGACACCTCCAACCCAATGCTAGTTTCAATGCTAACATTGCCAAACAATAAAGGTTGGGATAAATGGAGGCTAGaaagctttgttttttttttttgggggtaattcagcttttatttatagaaacaaacacaaattacAAAGGAAGAGCCAAGATAAACTAGCAAAGGGAAACCTCCCTACTACAGCAACAAAACAAACTAACCATAAAACCAAAGCAAGCCAAAACAGATGGCAAAGCAAAACACACTAACTACTGCCCTAACAATCTAAACAAAAACATCAATAAGGCATCACAACCAGTACCTTTAGCACAGTAGCACATAGACTAGCTCTTTGGCAAAAACACAGCAGCACAAGATTTCAAggatcaaattaaaatactacttGGATCAATCCCCCAATTACAACAGATGGTAGCATTCAAAACTGACTTCTTGAACTTGGTTTTAAACCCCAACCTAGCTTTGACATCCTTAATGATGCTTCTCTTTAGCTGTTCTTCTATCCAAATTCTTTCTTCATGAACTATGGCATTTCTTTGCAGCCAAATATGGTAGACCGTTGCCCACCAAGCAAGTTTGCAAGCTATTACTCTCAGCCCCTTCCCTTTTAACTCTCTAACCACCCCGAGCAATCAAGTCCTCCCACACAAACTGAGCATTTGAAACTAGACACAACTTCATCATGTCATCCCAAATTCTTCTAGTGAAAGAACATCCAAAGAAGATATGATCTCTACTTTCAAGGCAATTTCTACAAAAAACACATAAGCTGTCACCCAAGTACCCCCACTTGGCCATTCTATCTTGTGTGGACAACTTGTTGATTATAGCTAACCAACCAATAAACGAATGCTTCGGGATAGTTAAATGGAACCAAACCAGCTTCCACCACTAAACTTCACTAGATTTATCTCTAATCTCAGCATACGTTGTAGAGACCCAAAAAgggggggtcttgcattccatggaatcccacattgCCTAGGGAAGTATAtgggaatgtgtttataaggaatgacctcccttcaatgtgtagaagCCTTTTCCCCAGTGCAATCTGAGGAAGAAAAAAACCATGAGGGGTATGGGCCCCAAAGTGGAGAATATTTATATAGTTGGGGCGGGGCCGTTACATATGTTGCAACACAAGAAAACTTCCCAGATTTAGTAACTTGCCAAAGGGCTTTATCCTCATCTTTAAGCTCAACAAGGAATAGTTGACACTAAATAGTTACAAGAGCATCAAATCTAGCAAGCCTCCAAATCCATGTCTTATCTTTCAGCACAGAATCCATTTTAGCTTCAAGATTACATGCAGCATCATAAATGACACGAGAACCAAATATTTGAATCAATACCCCAGCAGGATGCCAAAGGTCATGCCAAAGAAATATAGATTTCCCATCCCCTACCTCAAACCTGATAAACTTCCTTACTTCATCCCTCAATTTAAGAATTGCTCTCCAATTCCAGGTACATTCTTGAGGAATTTTTGGAGTCCAAAAACACTTACCTTTGAGAAGATTTGCATGAATCCAAGCCACCCAAAGAGATCCAACCTTAGTAAACAAGCTCCAAATGTGTTTCATTATAGCAGCTCTATTCCAACTAGCAACTCTTTGCAATCCCAGCCCTCCCTCTCTTCTGGGTAAACAAAATTTTTCCCATGCTACTTTAGTTTTCCCTTTGCCAGTACCCTGCCCTTGCCacaagaaattattaaaattctaCTTTAGAGTCTCGATGACCTTCTTAGGAAGGATAAAGTTACTTGACCAAAATCATTGAATACTATATAGAACAGATTGAAGAAGTTGTAACCTGCCAGCAAAAGATAGTTTCCTTGATGACCATCATTTGATTATGCcttgaattttataaataagtGGCTGACAGTCCTTCAACCTTAATCTGCCAGAGATAAGAGTTAATCCCAAGTATCTAACTGGAAGAGTACCCTCcttaaattaaaacacatccAGAATTTTACATTTTACATCTTGAGGCACAGTTGAGAAGAAAACTTCACTCTTACTTGGATTTATATCCAAACCAGAGGCTACTTTAAATTCTTCAAGGCCCTCTTTTACTAGATTTATTGTGGGAAGATTAGTAGCAGTAAATATGAGGAGGTCATTAGCAAAACTCAAGTGGGTAATCCTCAAGGCTTTGCAATAAGGATGGAACTTAAACTGAGTAGGTTCTTGAATCTTCCTTTGCATGAACCTTGTGAAAGCGTCCATGGCAATAACAAAGAGATAGGGAGAAATAGGATCACCATGCCTAAGTCCTTTACCTCCTTTGAAGTAGCCAACCATGCTTCCATTTAAAGATATAGAAAACCTTGGATTGGTGATGCACTCCCTTATCCACATAACAAACTTCACCGGACAACCAGCAGCTATCAAgcacataataataaaattccaaTTTATGGAGTCATAAGCTTTCCTTAGGTCTGCTTTAATAGTACATCTACCAAGACCAGAATTTTTGTGATAGCCTTTAACTAATTCATGGGCAAGTAGAACATTTTCTGAGATATTTCTACCTTTAATGAAAGCTGTCTGATTAGAGTTTACTAGAAAATTTAAGCAAGCTTGAAGCCTATTGGCAAGGACTTTGGTGATGCATTTGTACACCACATTACAGCAAGTAATGGGTCTAAAATCAGCTACTGTTGGTGGATTTGGGATCTTCGGTACTAGAGTAATTAGTGTAGAATTTACCTCAGTAAGAAGCTTCCCTGATCTGAAGAACGATGCAATGGCTGCgacaaaatctttttttacaATATGCCATGCATGCTTAAAAAATTCCACAGTAAAACCATCTGGTCCAGGTGCTCTCTCGCTTCCCATGGagaataaaacttttttttatctcaATCTTTGTGACCTTTCTCTGCATGAATGACTTCCTATCCTCAGGAATTTGATCTTGGAATAAAGAAGAGACGGTTTGAATCATGGCAGCTTCCTCCACATCATTTGAGGATCCCAACAACTTCTGATAAAAATCAACCACAAGATCCTTGATCTGATCAACTTCTTCTACTCGATTCCCATCACCATCCAGCAAGCATTTAATGGCATTTCTTTCTTGCCTAGTCTTAATAAGGCAGTGAAAATAGGAAGAATTATTATCCCCCAAGTTAAGCCATTTATTCCtagattttttattgaaaaaagccCCTTCTGCACTACTAATTGAAATGTACTCATGGAGTAATTCATCCTCTACCCTTTTGGATTGCAAGCAACTACCAGAATTCAACAATCTGTAGATATATTTGCTGTATCCATATCTCCACAACCGCAATTCTGTTTACTTGGGCATCAACTCTACCACTCTGTTGATCAATCTTTGCAAATAGATCAAGACATGGATGCCATTGCTCCTTATGCTACCAACGAAACTCTTAGTTCCTGAATTTATGAGAGCAGTAGCACCAATTTGGCTCTCCTGCAGAGTGTCAAGAGCTTCTATGATTCTTTGGTCTCCATATGCATGAGCAACATCCTCTTCATTCTCAAacatggattaaaaaaatatatataaaaaatacaaaaggtgGGATAATATGCAGAACGGGTCaatgaaaaaggagaaaaaaataatgttccaaaagaatagaaaaaagaaaggaaaatgctTCAAATATCTATTATttacttattaatttttaaattttattttatttcaatgaattatttttagtttgataTACAAGAACTCTGATAAAGTCTTGTTTGCAATGCTATCAAACCACTGCAATCCCATTTCGTTGAAAAAGCAACTGGATGATTGCATTCTGCCACAAAGGCAATCAATTATTTATGCAAAGTATTAATAGATTTTCAAGAATTTACTTACAATTTTACTTCAGCTAAACTCATCCAAATATCATATTATCTCCCAATTGTCTTGATCATATGATGCTGTACAATATGATAAAACAAAAAGGTTTGCAATTTGTATTGCGGCTAAATAAATATTGGCTTCTCAGCTTGCAAGAAAAATTTACAAACCAAATTTGTGTTTAAATACATAAATCTATaactatatctatatctatatatatctaaaaattgaagcgtaacatttattattactacactccagttgagccacatcagtaTCCAcgtaattatctttttttctttccaattttcctataattgtttttaacatttatttttttaatatttacatttttccaACCTTTCTCCTTTCCTTACTTTTTCATCTCCACATTACTctttacattaatatcattcttcttATTTCCCTTCAActtcctctatttttgtctcttcttattcacaccctctactataaatttgtcattatcTATACCATTTTATGCATGGTTTTCCCtcataataaaaatgttttctctctctctctctctctctctctctctctctctctctctcaattttttgttggattttttattttttatttttcttgcatctctgctTTAAGTTGgtaatttttaatattctttaaaactctaatttgaGTTAATGcggtttagtttagttttttaaattgtttttgttttttttgctcactttgattgttaaatattatcctattgcgttataaaaaattaaatatagcatataaaaatataatattattttattacatagcataatttggtatttattgtaatttgatatttattctattacataacaTGATTTTTTACAGTGCTTAATTTAAAtgtttattgtaatttgatatttaggtgtttattaaaaaaatgtaattttttgcagtgatatttattgtaatttgatatttattctattacccatttttctctctctctttcttaaaTGGTTTGACTGATCTATCTTTCCACCTTCATATTCTCCTTTCTAACAATAAATTATTAGGTCCATCAAGAGGACTACTGATGTGGTCTTTCCTGACCTCATAACcaataaaatattgttatttatgcaaatgtgacatcatctgataatttttaatttttatttcttgtacTGATTAGGAAACTCACACATACATTTACATAGATGACATCATCTCATTGGTAAAGGAGGACTACATCAACAGTCCTCCtagtataaataatattttctccTTTCTAACTCTTTCATTTGCCGATGACACCAGTCATGGCCAAGCTCCTAGCCTCCTTTAGAACTGCCCCAAGCAGCTGGTTCACCACCACAGATTGCTGTAAGTGGAAAAATGTTAACTGCGGAAGCAACCGTGTCACCTCTATCAACTTAGTTTCTTAGTCTCTCACAGGGACTTTTCCTTCCAATCTCAGCACTCTCACCAAACTCACCACTCTCTCTCTGGACCTCTCCCTTCCCTTGCCAATCTCACTTCTCTCCAAAGTCTCTACCTTGACaacaagaacttcgtctccatTCCTTCAGGTTTCTTCCAAGGACACACAAACAGACCTTAACCTTAAGCCAAAACCTTAATCTTGCACCTGGACCATCCTCACCGAATTGACTCAGGCCACTATTTTAGTCACTTCTATGCAATGCAATCATTATTGGGTCTTTAATCTTTATCAGATTTCGTTGGTTCCGTACTCAGTCTTCAAGATCTTTGACTTTCTTACAACAGTCTCAATGAAAGTGGCGgttctaagaatttttttttttttaagataaaaaaacttaaattatacaaaatttaataataaaaaaataacttaaatatATCAACGcataacaagaaaaaataaaaataaaaacctcaaaTATATGAAGTATTACAACTTCTTTCTATtaacaaagagaagaagaagattatcaaaaaaaaaaaaaaataaacaaagagaagaagaatagaAAAAGACTAGTAAGATAAGAGTAATAATAAAGTAAGAGAATTTTTGGAtccaaattagatttattaACAGCTTAccacataagatttgttgtgaaattattataaataagttgtggatgtagcactacttttatttttattaaactcaTATTATTGTGATCTGATTTTCATGTTAGagttttcaacaatttttttaagatggtcacaataggttagtttagtaaatatatatatatatatatatatatattgtagggacacgaatctCTAGCGGCCCAATGACGATGCTGGGCTCGCCTACAGAAAATCCCTTACAATaacatttgtagagcgtgggcttgaaaggccagcgttgggtcgCAGGGCGCTAGTTCGGGCCGGACTTTAGATGaaccaaaacaagaaaaggCTTTAATCTGTATATTCAGACCTTACacctttgtaacttgagggatttggctcctcggatcatgtccgaggagcactgaAGTTTTCTCCGGTTACCTGGCGGTGGGTTTTCCGGGGTGATGCGCATATACTAGCCGGGCATTTTCCTTCCTGAAGTTTTTCTCAGGAAGTCAGATCGGACCCCCCATCACTTCGTTACCTAACgtcttcttttatactagcctacattcgttgtccctcgtccacgtgtagggtcgacctttccagggcagatatctgtcccatcaatctaatcccgaaattgtgggagatgatcaataaagcctaataatccggctctgttaggtgcggtgtcatatcagtgaagggtattaaggacaacttcctcCAAGATATTTTCCGATCTTTCAAGTtagcttgtattccactttcgtcaatgggattttgggtcttccgaggactgagcggtcttcggacgtatcttcgggccactttgggctcgctatttttgggcttgggccctggcctccttcattTTGGGGTCTGTgaactccccataagcgagcaggccgaacccacaaactattgggccccacattagcccctcaaaaccctgctgtccaacgttttggttggaaaggtgggttttggtaataccgagcctttattgcgactcatttaattcggcccttgatcaacgttagcgactcttcacctccccgagggatgcgccggtctacaagatGTTTCCCTCGATTTACGCGTGATGCGCTTataccgtttggttatccgtagcgcgcctttaatatcttccttttacgagacctccccaatctaacggttactgatagcgtgggg
This genomic window contains:
- the LOC126694381 gene encoding ABC transporter C family member 3-like isoform X1 yields the protein MTNNVITKPMNLRTIYAQGKPALIPSLSQPIISSTTSTKAPLKMELVQSSKHGMSILFSHHYSSLTYSGTDFLTKPIFLRGLSGSLHLVLLSVLFISWLCKKFKVGHSEGPKEKFTNKGGLYCKQTVICCFGVSVFSLVLSLLNYFYWYRNGWSDEGLMTLLDLALRTLAWGSVCVYLRTQLFNSAKSKYPFLLRVWWGFYLCSSCYCLAIDVVLHRKHVNLPVQYCVSDVVSVVSGFFLCYVGYFGKNEDEDALLEEPLLNGNSSGSNEAESSKSKGLDTVTPFSSAGFFSNLTLSWLGPLIALGNKKTLDLEDVPQLAPGDSVVGAFPVFRNKLEAECGTVNNVTTLKLVKALLFFAWKEILLTALYVMIYTLASYVGPYLIDNFVQYLNGRRQYKNEGYVLVSVFFASKLVECIAQRHWFFRLQLVGIRVRSVLATMIYDKGMTLSCQSKQGHTSGEIINLMTVDAERIGDFGWFMHDPWMALVQVAVALLILYKNLGLASIAAFVATVLVMLANYPLEKFQEKFQDKIMESKDKRMKATSEILRNMRILKLQGWEMKFLSKIAKLRETEAGWLKGYVYANAMTTFVFWSAPTFVSVATFGACMLIGIPLESGKILSALATFRILQEPIFNLPDTVSMIAQTKVSLDRIVSFLRLEDLQFDIIEKLPRGSSNTAIEIIDGNFSWDLSSSNPTLKDINLKVQHGMRVAVCGTVGSGKSSLLSCILGEIPRISGTVKLCGTKAYVAQSPWIQSGKIEENILFGKEMERMRYERVLEACSLKKDLEILSFGDQTLIGERGINLSGGQKQRIQIARALYQNADIYLFDDPFSAVDAHTGSHLFRECLLGLLSSKVVIYVTHQVEFLPAADLILVMKEGKITQAGKYNEILNSGTDFMELVGAHKKALSELDSAEAGSVSESTNMSKDITDEVVEKKENEDVQNGKTEDVVGSKGQIIQEEEREKGKVGFLVYWKYISMAYKGALVPCVLLAQVLYQILQIGSNYWMAWATPISQDVKPAVSSTTLISVYVALAIGSSFCILVRSLVLFTAGFKTATILFNKMHLCIFRAPMSFFDATPSGRILNRASTDQSAVDFNIPYQVGAFAFAMIQLLGIIAVMSQVAWQVLIVFIPVIATCIWYQQYYMPSARELTRLVGVCKAPVIQHFAETISGSTTIRSFDEESRFRDVNLKLTDAYSGPKFNAAGAREWLCFRLDMMSSITFFFSLVFLIFIPEGVIDPGIAGLAVTYGLNLNIAWVIWVLCQMENKIISVERILQYTCIPSEPPLEIEENRPDHSWPPNGEVDICDLQVRYAPHMPLVLRGLTCTFPGGMKTGIVGRTGSGKSTLIQALFRIFEPAAGQIIIDGINISLIGLHDLRSRLSIIPQEPTMFEGTIRSNLDPLDEHTDGQIWEALDKCQLGDKVREKEGKLDSTVCENGENWSVGQRQLVCLGRVLLKKSKVLVLDEATASVDTAIDNLIQQTLSHHFSNCTVITIAHRITSVLHSDMVLLLNNGLIEEYDSPNRLLENKSSSFAQLVAEYTVRSSSSFG
- the LOC126694381 gene encoding ABC transporter C family member 3-like isoform X2 produces the protein MTNNVITKPMNLRTIYAQGKPALIPSLSQPIISSTTSTKAPLKMELVQSSKHGMSILFSHHYSSLTYSGTDFLTKPIFLRGLSGSLHLVLLSVLFISWLCKKFKVGHSEGPKEKFTNKGGLYCKQTVICCFGVSVFSLVLSLLNYFYWYRNGWSDEGLMTLLDLALRTLAWGSVCVYLRTQLFNSAKSKYPFLLRVWWGFYLCSSCYCLAIDVVLHRKHVNLPVQYCVSDVVSVVSGFFLCYVGYFGKNEDEDALLEEPLLNGNSSGSNEAESSKSKGLDTVTPFSSAGFFSNLTLSWLGPLIALGNKKTLDLEDVPQLAPGDSVVGAFPVFRNKLEAECGTVNNVTTLKLVKALLFFAWKEILLTALYVMIYTLASYVGPYLIDNFVQYLNGRRQYKNEGYVLVSVFFASKLVECIAQRHWFFRLQLVGIRVRSVLATMIYDKGMTLSCQSKQGHTSGEIINLMTVDAERIGDFGWFMHDPWMALVQVAVALLILYKNLGLASIAAFVATVLVMLANYPLEKFQEKFQDKIMESKDKRMKATSEILRNMRILKLQGWEMKFLSKIAKLRETEAGWLKGYVYANAMTTFVFWSAPTFVSVATFGACMLIGIPLESGKILSALATFRILQEPIFNLPDTVSMIAQTKVSLDRIVSFLRLEDLQFDIIEKLPRGSSNTAIEIIDGNFSWDLSSSNPTLKDINLKVQHGMRVAVCGTVGSGKSSLLSCILGEIPRISGTVKLCGTKAYVAQSPWIQSGKIEENILFGKEMERMRYERVLEACSLKKDLEILSFGDQTLIGERGINLSGGQKQRIQIARALYQNADIYLFDDPFSAVDAHTGSHLFRVMKEGKITQAGKYNEILNSGTDFMELVGAHKKALSELDSAEAGSVSESTNMSKDITDEVVEKKENEDVQNGKTEDVVGSKGQIIQEEEREKGKVGFLVYWKYISMAYKGALVPCVLLAQVLYQILQIGSNYWMAWATPISQDVKPAVSSTTLISVYVALAIGSSFCILVRSLVLFTAGFKTATILFNKMHLCIFRAPMSFFDATPSGRILNRASTDQSAVDFNIPYQVGAFAFAMIQLLGIIAVMSQVAWQVLIVFIPVIATCIWYQQYYMPSARELTRLVGVCKAPVIQHFAETISGSTTIRSFDEESRFRDVNLKLTDAYSGPKFNAAGAREWLCFRLDMMSSITFFFSLVFLIFIPEGVIDPGIAGLAVTYGLNLNIAWVIWVLCQMENKIISVERILQYTCIPSEPPLEIEENRPDHSWPPNGEVDICDLQVRYAPHMPLVLRGLTCTFPGGMKTGIVGRTGSGKSTLIQALFRIFEPAAGQIIIDGINISLIGLHDLRSRLSIIPQEPTMFEGTIRSNLDPLDEHTDGQIWEALDKCQLGDKVREKEGKLDSTVCENGENWSVGQRQLVCLGRVLLKKSKVLVLDEATASVDTAIDNLIQQTLSHHFSNCTVITIAHRITSVLHSDMVLLLNNGLIEEYDSPNRLLENKSSSFAQLVAEYTVRSSSSFG